In a single window of the Deltaproteobacteria bacterium genome:
- a CDS encoding phosphotransferase family protein has protein sequence MPRVVDDLAGRLGRFLAARMAGARALRVRELEARTEGFSQETLTFTLETEDGAGAKRESAWVLKREPPAGLLEPYDLEPEFRVLHALSGDPLPSPRTPWFERDPAVLDRPFYVMERLPGEVPIPAPGPRGEGPFDEVERAALAPQVMAALAGLHAVDWRARGLDFLGDPERHAAATEVERWAARIERSGTAPAPVVAEALVWLRRHAPAASEVALLHGDYRLGNWLVSRAGADTRLTGILDWEMVHLGDPAEDLAWCFSHLWRAQTPRAACLAPPAELLALYEQAAQCRIDPERLRYYEVLAIVKMIAIMGTGVRALREGRTGDLRMAIFDHQLAFLHALLAALRGWLPLPG, from the coding sequence GTGCCGCGCGTCGTGGACGACCTCGCCGGACGCCTCGGCCGCTTCCTCGCCGCACGGATGGCTGGCGCTCGCGCGCTGCGCGTGCGGGAGCTGGAGGCCCGGACCGAAGGCTTCTCGCAGGAGACGCTGACCTTCACCCTCGAGACCGAGGACGGCGCCGGTGCGAAGCGGGAGAGCGCGTGGGTGCTCAAGCGCGAGCCGCCGGCCGGCCTGCTCGAGCCCTACGACCTCGAGCCCGAGTTCCGGGTCCTCCACGCGCTCTCCGGCGATCCCCTGCCCTCGCCGCGCACGCCCTGGTTCGAGCGCGACCCCGCGGTCCTCGATCGGCCCTTCTACGTGATGGAGCGCCTCCCGGGCGAGGTGCCGATCCCCGCGCCCGGCCCGCGTGGCGAAGGCCCCTTCGACGAGGTCGAGCGCGCAGCGCTGGCGCCCCAGGTGATGGCGGCCCTCGCCGGCCTCCACGCCGTCGACTGGCGCGCGCGGGGCCTGGACTTCCTGGGCGACCCGGAGCGGCATGCGGCCGCGACCGAGGTCGAGCGCTGGGCGGCGCGGATCGAGCGAAGCGGCACGGCGCCCGCGCCCGTCGTGGCGGAGGCGCTGGTCTGGCTGCGCCGCCACGCGCCCGCCGCGAGCGAGGTGGCGCTCCTCCACGGCGACTACCGGCTCGGCAACTGGCTGGTGTCACGCGCGGGCGCGGACACCCGGCTCACCGGCATCCTCGACTGGGAGATGGTGCACCTCGGCGACCCGGCCGAGGACCTGGCCTGGTGCTTCTCGCACCTCTGGCGCGCCCAGACGCCGCGCGCCGCCTGCCTCGCGCCGCCCGCCGAGCTCCTCGCGCTCTACGAGCAGGCCGCGCAGTGCCGTATCGACCCCGAGCGGCTGCGCTACTACGAGGTGCTCGCGATCGTGAAGATGATCGCGATCATGGGGACCGGCGTGCGCGCGCTCCGGGAGGGCCGCACCGGCGACCTGCGGATGGCGATCTTCGACCATCAGCTCGCGTTCCTCCACGCGCTGCTGGCCGCCCTGCGCGGCTGGCTGCCCCTGCCCGGCTAG